A segment of the Aromatoleum aromaticum EbN1 genome:
GCCCCGCTGGCAAACCGTGGCTTCGGTCATGGACGCTCGATTTATTACTGCCACACGCCACCGCGCTTCCTGTACGACCTGCGCGATCACTACCAGGCGCACTTCCCCCCCTGGCAGCGCCCCCTGCTGGCGGCACTGCGCCGCTGGCTGCAGCCGCGCTATGAAGCGGCGGTGCGGTCGATGGACGTGGTGCTCGCCAACTCGCGCAACGTGCAGCGTCGGCTGCAGGACTACCTTGGGGTGGCGTCACGCGTGGTCTATCCGCCGGTGGACACCGACCGTTTCCAGTGGTTGGCGGATGACGGCTACTTCTTGTCCACGGCGCGACTCGAGCCGCTCAAGCGCGTGGACATGCTGGTCCGCGCCTTCAAACGCATGCCATCGAGGCGGCTGGTGGTCAGCTCGGGCGGCAGCGAACTGGCCAGGCTCAAGGCGCTGGCCGCGGATGCGCCGAATATCCAGTTCCCGGGCTGGCTCGGTGACCGCCAGCTGGCCGAGCTCATCGGCCGCGCTCGGGCAACCATCTATGTACCGGTGGACGAGGACTTCGGCATGTCGCCAGTCGAATCCATGGCCGCGGGCAAGCCGGTAATCGGCGTCGCCGAAGGCGGTCTGCTCGAGACGGTGGCGGATGGGAAGACCGGCATCCTGCTGTCTCCGCAGTTCGGCGAGGAAGACGTCGTCGCGGCCGTATTGGCGCTGGACCCAAACCGCGCAGCTTCGATGCGAGCTGCATGCATACATCGGGCAGAACGTTTTTCAAGCACGCGATTCCTGAAAGAAATCGGGGCTGTGCTGCACTGCGGTTAAAATGCCTCTTTCCCGTTTGCATAATCCCCAACACAGATGTTTTCTTCTGCACCCTATCGCTC
Coding sequences within it:
- a CDS encoding glycosyltransferase; this translates as MAETARTDLLLLYDFLQTRGGAERVLHCLHAHFAAPVCVGFVEEASFGKLFATDDLIDLGAGSRLPALAIARVLHAFHGRGARVAASYPTRLFSGSYAPLANRGFGHGRSIYYCHTPPRFLYDLRDHYQAHFPPWQRPLLAALRRWLQPRYEAAVRSMDVVLANSRNVQRRLQDYLGVASRVVYPPVDTDRFQWLADDGYFLSTARLEPLKRVDMLVRAFKRMPSRRLVVSSGGSELARLKALAADAPNIQFPGWLGDRQLAELIGRARATIYVPVDEDFGMSPVESMAAGKPVIGVAEGGLLETVADGKTGILLSPQFGEEDVVAAVLALDPNRAASMRAACIHRAERFSSTRFLKEIGAVLHCG